From a region of the Thermococcus sp. genome:
- a CDS encoding FdtA/QdtA family cupin domain-containing protein yields the protein MDDAVKSGRINLCKIISFPVVHDYRGNLTFIEQYKHIPFELKRIYYLYDVPTGAVRGGHAHISLEQVIIAVSGSFEVVIDDGYQKKSFFLNRPHYGLYIPPGMWRELVNFSSNSVALVLASEIYDESDYIRDYDTFKRMVREGVWDESDRRVAKKISGL from the coding sequence ATGGACGATGCTGTAAAGTCAGGAAGAATAAACTTATGCAAAATTATTTCATTTCCTGTTGTTCATGATTATCGAGGAAATCTGACCTTCATAGAACAATATAAGCACATTCCATTTGAGCTGAAACGAATATATTATCTTTACGATGTTCCTACGGGTGCTGTAAGGGGGGGCCATGCTCATATTTCATTAGAGCAAGTAATAATTGCAGTAAGTGGCAGTTTTGAAGTCGTGATTGATGATGGGTACCAGAAAAAGAGTTTCTTCTTGAACAGGCCTCATTATGGCCTTTATATTCCTCCGGGAATGTGGAGAGAGTTGGTAAACTTTTCCTCTAATTCCGTCGCTTTGGTGTTGGCTTCTGAAATTTATGATGAGAGTGATTACATACGGGATTACGACACATTCAAGCGCATGGTCAGGGAGGGGGTTTGGGATGAGTCTGATAGAAGAGTTGCAAAAAAAATATCAGGACTATAG
- a CDS encoding acyltransferase, whose translation MSLIEELQKKYQDYSERVVRVRKKLEQKGVFIHPNALVESEHVGEGTRIWAFAHVLPGAKIGKNCNICDHVFVENDVIVGDNVTIKNGVQLWDGVRIEDNVFVGPNVTFTNDLRPRSKVYPPEFIKTYIKEGASIGANATIVCGVTIGRWAMIGAGSVVTRDVPDYALVYGVPARLRGWVCECGRDLEFNEKGYAKCVCGKEYKKIIDETGNEKVVRVL comes from the coding sequence ATGAGTCTGATAGAAGAGTTGCAAAAAAAATATCAGGACTATAGCGAGCGCGTGGTGAGGGTAAGAAAAAAACTTGAGCAAAAGGGAGTTTTTATCCATCCTAATGCTCTCGTCGAGAGTGAACACGTTGGAGAAGGAACAAGAATCTGGGCATTTGCTCATGTTCTTCCAGGTGCAAAAATTGGTAAAAATTGCAATATCTGTGACCATGTATTTGTGGAGAACGATGTTATTGTGGGCGACAATGTTACAATAAAAAATGGCGTCCAATTATGGGATGGGGTAAGAATAGAAGATAATGTGTTCGTTGGGCCAAATGTAACTTTCACGAACGATTTACGGCCCCGGAGTAAGGTGTATCCTCCCGAATTCATTAAGACATATATAAAGGAGGGGGCAAGCATTGGAGCAAATGCTACTATAGTATGTGGGGTAACGATTGGACGGTGGGCAATGATAGGTGCTGGCTCTGTTGTTACTAGGGATGTGCCTGACTATGCGTTGGTTTATGGTGTTCCCGCAAGGTTACGGGGATGGGTTTGCGAGTGCGGAAGAGATTTAGAGTTTAATGAAAAAGGATACGCAAAATGTGTTTGTGGAAAAGAATATAAGAAAATCATAGATGAAACTGGTAACGAAAAAGTGGTGAGAGTGTTATGA
- a CDS encoding DegT/DnrJ/EryC1/StrS family aminotransferase, producing MIPLVDLKREYREIKEEIDLAIGRVLERGWFILGEELVAFEREFGKYIGTKHVIGVNSGSDALYLAVKALGIGKGDEVITVSHTFISTVDAITRNGARPVFVDIDPETYTMDVSQLENAITERTKAIIPVHIYGHPADMAPIMEIANDYGLYVIEDASQAHGAEYKGKKVGSIGHVSCFSFYPTKNLGAYGDAGAIATNDDELADKLRMMRNYGSPRKYYHEFVGVNSRLDEIQAAVLRVKLKYLDKWNQRRRKIAQVYKELLRDTDVITPIEKEWAKHVYHLYVIQHGKRDELEKCLLSKGIHVQIHYPVPVHLQPAYTKLGFNVKLPITERVSQRILSIPMSPWLSEEEVEYVAEAIRGCLVAT from the coding sequence ATGATACCGCTGGTAGACCTAAAACGGGAATACCGGGAGATTAAGGAGGAAATAGACCTCGCGATAGGCAGGGTTCTTGAGAGGGGATGGTTTATTTTAGGGGAAGAGCTTGTAGCTTTTGAAAGGGAGTTTGGTAAATACATTGGAACAAAGCATGTAATTGGTGTGAATTCTGGTTCAGATGCATTATATCTTGCTGTAAAAGCCTTGGGCATCGGAAAGGGGGATGAGGTTATAACGGTTTCTCATACTTTTATCTCAACTGTCGACGCTATCACAAGGAATGGTGCTAGACCGGTATTTGTTGATATAGACCCCGAGACATATACGATGGACGTATCCCAACTTGAGAATGCAATTACCGAAAGAACAAAGGCTATCATCCCGGTGCATATTTACGGCCATCCTGCTGACATGGCTCCCATAATGGAAATAGCAAATGATTATGGGCTGTATGTGATAGAAGATGCAAGCCAAGCCCATGGAGCGGAGTATAAAGGAAAAAAAGTTGGTAGTATTGGGCATGTGTCTTGTTTTAGTTTCTATCCCACCAAAAACCTTGGGGCATATGGCGATGCCGGCGCGATAGCTACAAATGATGATGAACTTGCTGATAAATTGAGAATGATGAGAAACTATGGGTCACCCCGGAAGTATTATCACGAGTTTGTGGGTGTTAATAGTAGACTCGATGAGATTCAAGCGGCTGTTTTGAGAGTGAAGCTAAAGTATCTGGATAAGTGGAACCAAAGAAGGAGGAAAATCGCTCAGGTATATAAAGAGCTCCTAAGGGATACAGATGTAATCACGCCTATTGAAAAAGAATGGGCTAAACATGTTTACCATTTATATGTTATCCAACATGGCAAACGGGATGAACTTGAGAAGTGTCTCCTTAGTAAAGGTATACATGTTCAGATACATTACCCTGTTCCAGTTCATCTTCAACCTGCGTATACTAAGCTTGGTTTCAATGTGAAGCTACCCATTACAGAACGTGTGTCCCAAAGAATACTATCAATCCCAATGAGTCCTTGGCTTAGTGAGGAGGAGGTAGAATACGTCGCAGAGGCTATTAGGGGGTGTCTTGTTGCCACGTAA